A region from the Andrena cerasifolii isolate SP2316 chromosome 9, iyAndCera1_principal, whole genome shotgun sequence genome encodes:
- the Nc2alpha gene encoding negative cofactor 2 alpha isoform X2 has product MHVFQRIKKIMQTDEEVGKVAQAVPIIISRTLELFVHSLLTKTMQITSAKNAKTLSPSHMKQCILSESRFDFLKDLVKSLPDVSGPDDEVPTPPLTPAPINSNTSNASTCTPALRHSDVGLQKQQMGLTTEVNVEYKNSKDNGGTGVYNSGGVNEMVTNTSVSHVPEFQISVPTSFQISQPNFYTEVNPMNLSTNTSGVNASSQPTSNFAHTANIDEDYDT; this is encoded by the exons atgcaCGTTTTCCAGCG AATCAAGAAGATTATGCAGACCGATGAGGAAGTTGGGAAAGTCGCACAGGCCGTGCCAATTATAATCT CTAGAACATTAGAATTGTTCGTGCATTCGTTGCTTACGAAGACCATGCAGATTACGAGTGCCAAGAATGCCAAAACTTTGAGTCCGTCTCATAT gAAACAATGTATTCTGTCAGAGAGTCGTTTTGATTTTTTGAAAGATTTAGTGAAGTCTTTGCCGGATGTATCAGGTCCCGACGACGAAGTGCCTACGCCACCGCTGACGCCTGCCCCAATAAACTCGAATACGTCAAATGCATCTACTTGTACGCCTGCCCTGCGACATTCTGATGTGGG ACTTCAGAAGCAGCAAATGGGATTAACTACTGAAGTAAATGTGGAATATAAAAATTCGAAAGACAATGGAGGAACGGGAGTGTATAATTCAGGTGGAGTGAACGAAATGGTTACGAACACGTCTGTGTCCCATGTTCCGGAATTTCAAATATCCGTGCCCACATCGTTCCAAATTAGTCAACCAAACTTTTATACAGAAGTTAATCCTATGAATTTAAGTACAAACACATCCGGTGTAAACGCGAGTAGTCAGCCGACGTCAAACTTTGCTCACACTGCCAATATCGACGAAGATTACGACACATAG
- the Nc2alpha gene encoding negative cofactor 2 alpha isoform X1 → MPSKKKKYNARFPAGRIKKIMQTDEEVGKVAQAVPIIISRTLELFVHSLLTKTMQITSAKNAKTLSPSHMKQCILSESRFDFLKDLVKSLPDVSGPDDEVPTPPLTPAPINSNTSNASTCTPALRHSDVGLQKQQMGLTTEVNVEYKNSKDNGGTGVYNSGGVNEMVTNTSVSHVPEFQISVPTSFQISQPNFYTEVNPMNLSTNTSGVNASSQPTSNFAHTANIDEDYDT, encoded by the exons ATGCcgagtaaaaagaaaaaatataatgcaCGTTTTCCAGCG GGCAGAATCAAGAAGATTATGCAGACCGATGAGGAAGTTGGGAAAGTCGCACAGGCCGTGCCAATTATAATCT CTAGAACATTAGAATTGTTCGTGCATTCGTTGCTTACGAAGACCATGCAGATTACGAGTGCCAAGAATGCCAAAACTTTGAGTCCGTCTCATAT gAAACAATGTATTCTGTCAGAGAGTCGTTTTGATTTTTTGAAAGATTTAGTGAAGTCTTTGCCGGATGTATCAGGTCCCGACGACGAAGTGCCTACGCCACCGCTGACGCCTGCCCCAATAAACTCGAATACGTCAAATGCATCTACTTGTACGCCTGCCCTGCGACATTCTGATGTGGG ACTTCAGAAGCAGCAAATGGGATTAACTACTGAAGTAAATGTGGAATATAAAAATTCGAAAGACAATGGAGGAACGGGAGTGTATAATTCAGGTGGAGTGAACGAAATGGTTACGAACACGTCTGTGTCCCATGTTCCGGAATTTCAAATATCCGTGCCCACATCGTTCCAAATTAGTCAACCAAACTTTTATACAGAAGTTAATCCTATGAATTTAAGTACAAACACATCCGGTGTAAACGCGAGTAGTCAGCCGACGTCAAACTTTGCTCACACTGCCAATATCGACGAAGATTACGACACATAG